The Luteitalea sp. sequence GACGCTGCCGCTGCTCATGCGCTATGTGCGGCGATTTCCGCTGAATCAGGGATCCGTGGCTCGCGCGGATTGCCGTGAAGGAGGACGAGGGCCTCAGGTTCGTTCCGGTGGACGAGATCCTGTGGATCGAGGCTGCGAACAAATACGTCGTCCTCCATACGTCACATCAGCGGCACGTCGCGCGCGAGACCATCCAGAGTCTCGCCCGACACCTCGATCCCTCCCGGTTTGTCCGCGTCCATCGCTCGATCCTCGTTCGCAAGGGCGCCGTTCGCGGCTTGAACCCACTGTTTCACGGCGACTACCTCCTCCGTTTGGTCGACGGCACACAGCTCACCCTCAGTCGCACCTTTCGGGACGCCTTCTTCACTGCCATGCGCCGTTGAAGGGCGCCCTCGGTCCACGGCCTGCCTGAGACGACTCACGCCGGCAGGCTCCGTCTTGCGACAAACCACGGCGCGTTCGGCGAACGCGCCCTACCATGCTGACGGTCGGGACGCCTCGCCGAGGCGTTCGTCACGGTCTCTCGGTTTGCACGAAGGGCAAGAGACGAGGGTGATCCAGATGATGAAGCTGCGAGTACCGCTGGGGCTGCTGATAGGGTTTCTGCTCGGCGGGAGCATGGCCGGGCCGCGTGCCCAGGTCGCGCCAGAAGTGCGCTGGCCGTCGTTCCGTGGCGTTGATGCCACTGGTGTCGCAGAGACGGGGAACCCGCCCGCGCGCTGGGACGTCGAGAATGGGCGCAACGTCGCTTGGACAACGCCGATTCCAGGGGTCGGTCATTCGAGCCCGATTGTGTGGGGCGACCGGGTGTTCGTGACGACCGCCGTCATGCTCGAGGACGACGCACGCCGAGACGCGCCAGCGGAGAACGCCAAACCTGCGCCGGCAGCCAATCCACTCGAGGCTCCTGTCACCGACAACGACAAACCGCACGCTTGGCGGCTGTACTGTCTCGATCGGAAGGATGGCCGGGTGCTGTGGGAACGTACCGCCCACCAAGGCATCCCACGAATCAAACGGCACCCCAAGACGACGCACGCGTCGGCGACGCCGGCGAGCGATGGTGTCCATGTCGTCGCAATGATGGGATCGGAGGGGCTCTACGCCTACGACTTCGACGGGCGGCAGCTATGGAAGCAGGACCTTGGTGCCCTCGATGTCGGCCTTGTCGAGGATCCCACCGATCAGTGGGGACCGGCAAGCTCTCCGATCATTCACGGTGGGCGCGTGATTGTGCAGAACGACCGGCACAAGAACTCGTTCGTGGCCCCGTTCGACGTCAAGACAGGGAGAGAAGTGTGGCGCGTCGATCGCGACGAGCTGCCGGCATGGAGCACACCCGTCGTGCACCCGAGCGCCGAGCCGAGGCTCATCACGAACTCACCACATTTCATTCGCGGCCACGATCCCGAGACGGGCAAAGAGCTGTGGCGAGTCCCCGCTGAAGCCGAGGTCAAGGTCGTGACGCCGGTGATTGCCGGCGACCTCATCATCGTGACCGGCGGCTGGCCACTCGGCGGGCAGCCAATTTTTGGCATTCGGGCCGCCACGGGCGAGGTGGAGTGGAAAGTGGACCGTGGCTCAACGTATACGACCACACCGATCGTCTACCAAGGCATCCTCTGCATCGTCGCCGACAATGGCGTCCTGGCGGCGTACGACGTGAAGACCGGTGAGCGCCTGTACCAGCAGAGAATTGCCAGGGATGCAGGCGGTTTCAGCGCCTCACCGGTTGCCGCCGCCGGGCGCGTCTACTTCACGAGCGAGGACGGCGTCGTCTACGTGGCGCGCGCGGGCAAGGTGTTCGAGCTGCTCGCACGAAACGACATGCCGGAGATGTGCCTGGCGACGCCTGCGATCACCGGCGACATGTTGATCGTCAGGACTCGCGGGCACCTCTACGCCCTTCGCGAATCGTGATGCTAGCCCACTAGCCCTTCTCCAGGAAGCCGAGCGGATTATCGAACGGAAAGCCGAACAGTCTGGGATTCTCTCCAATAACCGCGGCCGACACGATATAGAACACGTAGTCGTAGGTTTCCCGAGGCACTCGGTTCCGATGCTTCTCGAGCACCTCCCAGAAGTTTCGCTCTGCCGGGTTCTCGGGCATGCTCCGCAACAGCTTGATGACGCGGTTCTCGCCCCAGTTGTAGGAGGCCATCACGAGCAAGCCCGACGCTTGCGCGTCAGTGGAGTAGATATCCTTGATGTAATGCGCTGCCGCGCGGGTGGCTTTTTGCCAGTGGTGCCGGTCGTCTTCAGCGTCCGGCTTTCTGGCTTGTGCGAGGGGCCCGACAGTGAGCCCGTACTGTGTAGCGGTCGTCGGAATGAACTGCCACATGCCCTTCGCGATTCCCATGCGGGTCGGCGGCCCGCTCGCGAAGACGTTGAAGTCGCTCTCCTGCATCGCGAGATACAAGAACTGGGGCGGCAGATTTTGTGCGAGAAACTCGTCGGCGATCGTCTTCGTATATCCCATCTCTTGCGCGAGCTTCACCGACCGCGCGTAACGCCCTGACGACTTCCACTTCTGGATGTAGCTCTTGACCTGCCTCAGGTAATCGGGTGGCGCGGCCAGCTCGCATTCACCAAACAGACGCGTTACCCGCAGGATCAGCCGATCCTCCTCGCTCAGCCGCTGGTCGTACAAGTTCAGCACCGAGAGATATCTGTCGTATGTGCCTTCCATCTGGCGGCGCCTGGCCAAATACCGCTTGACTTGCGCCTTGCCCTGCGCGCTCCCAGACTCCGCCACTTGCCGCTCCAGGTCGGCCATGCCGACGTCGAGCGACTTCATCGCGTAGAAGAGCTCTTGCGCCACCGCCTCTTGCTGGCCCACCTGGCGATGCTTGTAATACGCGTAGCCGGCCGCAGTAAGCCCTGCCAGGCCCATCACGGCGACGATCCACCCGTACCTGCGCTTCTGTTTCTTCTGGACGTTCTGGAACGCCTTGCGGATCATCAGGGTTCGCGCACCCACCGGCTCCGCGCTCTTTCCCGACCCGAAGTAGCGTGCCTCGTAGCTGGCCAGCAGCCTCGTGTCACTTGAAGAACGCTGCACCGTTTCCGGCGGTGCACCCGTCCCTTGCGTCGGCACGGCTGGACGCTCCAACGCTATCGTCAACGATGGACCATCGGCTCCCAGCGAGACCGTCACACTCTCCTCGATGGCTGC is a genomic window containing:
- a CDS encoding FHA domain-containing protein, translated to MSLSVHTPDPRTVPALRVHTSDGRTFRFSEPFHVGREYDCEVQIEDVHVSRKHLLVSFDRGRWWCQDLQSANGLFVNGRQVTTAAIEESVTVSLGADGPSLTIALERPAVPTQGTGAPPETVQRSSSDTRLLASYEARYFGSGKSAEPVGARTLMIRKAFQNVQKKQKRRYGWIVAVMGLAGLTAAGYAYYKHRQVGQQEAVAQELFYAMKSLDVGMADLERQVAESGSAQGKAQVKRYLARRRQMEGTYDRYLSVLNLYDQRLSEEDRLILRVTRLFGECELAAPPDYLRQVKSYIQKWKSSGRYARSVKLAQEMGYTKTIADEFLAQNLPPQFLYLAMQESDFNVFASGPPTRMGIAKGMWQFIPTTATQYGLTVGPLAQARKPDAEDDRHHWQKATRAAAHYIKDIYSTDAQASGLLVMASYNWGENRVIKLLRSMPENPAERNFWEVLEKHRNRVPRETYDYVFYIVSAAVIGENPRLFGFPFDNPLGFLEKG
- a CDS encoding PQQ-binding-like beta-propeller repeat protein, whose protein sequence is MMKLRVPLGLLIGFLLGGSMAGPRAQVAPEVRWPSFRGVDATGVAETGNPPARWDVENGRNVAWTTPIPGVGHSSPIVWGDRVFVTTAVMLEDDARRDAPAENAKPAPAANPLEAPVTDNDKPHAWRLYCLDRKDGRVLWERTAHQGIPRIKRHPKTTHASATPASDGVHVVAMMGSEGLYAYDFDGRQLWKQDLGALDVGLVEDPTDQWGPASSPIIHGGRVIVQNDRHKNSFVAPFDVKTGREVWRVDRDELPAWSTPVVHPSAEPRLITNSPHFIRGHDPETGKELWRVPAEAEVKVVTPVIAGDLIIVTGGWPLGGQPIFGIRAATGEVEWKVDRGSTYTTTPIVYQGILCIVADNGVLAAYDVKTGERLYQQRIARDAGGFSASPVAAAGRVYFTSEDGVVYVARAGKVFELLARNDMPEMCLATPAITGDMLIVRTRGHLYALRES
- a CDS encoding LytTR family transcriptional regulator encodes the protein MRDPWLARIAVKEDEGLRFVPVDEILWIEAANKYVVLHTSHQRHVARETIQSLARHLDPSRFVRVHRSILVRKGAVRGLNPLFHGDYLLRLVDGTQLTLSRTFRDAFFTAMRR